ACATCCTATCGCTTGGACAATGTGGAGGATAGTCTCAACCTGGGAACTTGGTACTTTGCCCATACCCACGACCTTCATGATCAAAATACCCTCCTGGCCCTAGCGAGTTACAATGCTGGGCCGGGAAATGTGGCAGATTGGCTCCAGCGATTTAGCTACAAGGATCCGGATCGGTTTATTGAGCAAATTCCTTTCCCAGAAACCTATGGCTATGTCAAGTCTATTTTGGCTAACTATTGGAACTATCTCCGTCTCTACAGTCCTCAGTCTCCCCTCTAGGCAGATGAAACGGATGCAAGGCCAATTTCTAAGATGACTGGGGCATGATCACTGGGTTTTTCCAGTTTGCGCGGGGCCGAGTCAATAACACAATTCTGGGCCTGGGCATAAAGTCCTGCCGTGAGATAGTGATGATCAATCCGCCAGCCCCGATTACCCCGAAACGCTCCGGTGCGATAGTCCCACCAACTGTAATGGCCCGTTTCTGGGGTGAATTTCCGAAACCCATCCTGAAAGCCCAAGGCGGCTATTTTGGCTAGGGCTTCTCGCTCTGGATCCGTGGCCATAATGTGGGTTTCTCGCCCTTGGGGATCATGAATGTCAATATCTTCGGGGGCAATGTTAAAGTCGCCACAGATAATCATTTCCGTTGGAGATTCCCGTTGTAACCTGGCCAAGTAGGTATGTAATGTTTCTAGCCATTGTAGTTTGTAGTGATATTTATCCGTCCCCATTGCCGAACCATTGGGAATATAAACATTAATCACCCGCATATTTGGCCCAATGATCCCCGTAATCAACCGTTTTTGAGTCTCTAAGTCGCCAACATCACCCAAGACGGGACTAAATCCAGTGGAGATTTCGGTCACTGGCTCACGACTGAGGATCGCCACGCCGTTGTAGGCTTTTTGTCCAGAAATATAAACGTGATAGCCTAAATTCGTCAGGGGGGCCTGGGGAAAGAGTTCATCCACCACTTTGGTTTCTTGCAAACAGAGCACATCAACTGGATTGGCCTGCAACCACTGGCAAACCTGTTCCAAGCGGGTGCGAATTGAGTTGACATTCCAAGTGGCAATTTTCATAAATCGAGTTTTGGTGCTTTTAGACGGGCGGGTGAAAGTAAAAGGCTGTACCCAAAATGGCATAGGTCGCCAATAATAACGCGCCTTCTAACCAATTGGAACGGCCATCAAGACTAATTAAATTAGCGACAACAACGGCAATGATTACCGCTACCACTTCAAAGGGGTTAAAGTTCAAATCCATCGGTTGGCCAATGGCCTGGCCCACTAGAACCAGAATCGGCGCAACTAGGAGTGCCACTAACAAGCTGGAGCCCATTGCCACCGAAACAGCCAAATCCATATTGTTTTTCATCGCCACCCGCACCGAAGTGACATATTCCGCTGCCCCACCCACCAAAGGCAACAAAATTACCCCCGTAAAGAGAGGCGTGAGACCCAGGCCTGAGGTGGCTTCCTCAACAACCCCAACAAAAATTTCTGACTCAAAGGCAACCCCAATGGTGGCAATCACTAAAACCGAGACCCAGAGCACCAAGTTGGGTTTATGACTGGGTTCCACTTCCCCTTCTAAATCCACTTGGCTGACATCGTACAGGTAGCTATGGGTCTTGAGGGAGAACAGCAAGGTGAGGGCATAAACGACAATCAACACCACAGCCGTGACGATGGATAACTGACCAATGGCAGCGTCTGTCACTCCTTTAGACGTGAAAATCACCATTGCCGGGAGCAAAATTGCCGAAACCGCCACGGTCATTGAAGAGCCATTCACCCGCGCCACCACGGGGGCAAATTCCTGTTCCTTAAATCGCAAGCCGCCCAGAAACATGGATAAGCCCATCACTAAAAGTAAGTTGCTGACAATGGTGCCGGTAATACTCGCTTTGACAATATCCACCAGGCCGGAACGCAAGGCCACCAAGGCAATAATTAACTCGGTCGCATTACCGAACACGGCATTTAATAATCCACCAATGGTTGGCCCCGTAGCCAAAGCCACTTCTTCTGTCGCCGTACTCAGCCAAATTGCTAAGGGAATGATCCCCAAGGCGGAGGTAAAAAAGATGGTTAAAGTCCCCCAGTGGAAATAGTCCGCCGCAATGGATATCGGAATAAAAACCAGAAAACCCACGGAAATCAACTGTTTTAGCTTCATAGGAGGCCGTGCCTTGGGGATTTATCCAAAATCGTTATGACTATGATATGGTGTAAATAAGAGGATGTAACTGAATGTAACAATCCTACCTTTGTTCAGTTCCTCATCACAGTTTATGATGCTGTTTTCGTAGTAATTAGGAGCGTATCCCATGGCAGAAGGTTGTTTACAAGTTGGGCAATTGGCCCCGGACTTTAGTGCGACCGCGGTTTTTGATCAAGAGTTTAAGGATGTCAAACTGTCTGACTACCGTGGCAAATATGTGGTCTTGTTTTTCTACCCCTTAGATTTCACCTTTGTTTGCCCAACTGAAATTATTGCCTTCAGTGATCGGTACAGCGAATTTTCCAGCATCAATACGGAAATTTTGGGTGTGTCTGTGGATAGCCAGTTTTCCCACTTGGCCTGGACGCAAAGTGACCGGAAAGCGGGGGGTGTTGGTGAGTTGAACTATCCCTTAGTCTCTGACCTGAAGAAAGAAATCAGCACGGCGTACAATGTCTTGACCGAAGAAGGAGTGGCCCTGCGTGGGTTATTTATCGTTGACAAAGAAGGGGTGATCCAACACGCCACGATCAATAACTTGGGCTTTGGTCGGAGTGTGGACGAAACCTTACGGGTGTTGCAGGCGATTCAGTACGTTCAATCTCACCCGGATGAAGTCTGTCCCGCCGGTTGGCAGCCTGGGGAGAAAACCATGAACCCCGATCCCGTCAAGTCCAAAGTTTATTTTGAAGCAGTAGGTTAATTGCCTTCTCTTTTAATAAACGAATGAGATTTAAGACTGCTTGGTTGAGGCTAGGCAGTTTTTTTGTCTTCAATTTACAAGATTACGGCAGGTCACATATAGCAATCCCATCTGGTTATAGAACTTCTTAATGCTGGAAATCGTGTTATGTCAAGGTTCTACCGTTTGGAAGTCAAAAAGGATTACTGTAGTAGTAACCGTTTAAACTGAATACGAAAAAAATCTTTTGAATACAGTTTGTATAGCAAGATACATGGGCTGCTAGAAACTGATTTTTGACTTATTGACAGCCATGGATGAATATGGCACGATCCATAATCAAATTTATATAAAGTCTGTAATTCTGAAGCAACGTCATCGAACTACTTAGATACACATAACTATAACTAGCTTGGATTAGAAATATATTTAGCTCTTTTTAATATTTGCCTAATTGACAGATTAACATTAGCAGGATCAGCCAAAGGGACTTGATTCATATTGCATATTTTATGTTTCATGCTTAAGGATAGTCCTGATGAGCATCTCGAAGAACTACAAGAAAGATCAGTCTGTGACTCGGATGGAGGGTCAGAAGTTATCAGTCCCTGGAAAGGTAGTGCAGATTTTCATGGCAAAAATCAATCGTGTTTTCCGGGTAGTTATTTTTCTTCTGACCCCAATTATCGGTTATCGAGATATCCCCATAGAATCTTACCCGCCTTCTGTGGGGGCTTCCTCTGATCTAGCAGTGCCGCGCTTTCGGGTGGAGGCGGCGGTGCAACGGCTGATAGAGTCCTATGGCCCAACAACCACCAAGGTTCAGGAAAGGCCAGTTTCTTGGCAGCATAGTCACTTTATGTGTTACGACGCAACTGGGAGTTACATTGGCCGAGTTGGCGGCCGGCCGGGCAGACGGTATTGGGAGGATTCAAGTGGCTGGAAACACTACTAACTTTCTAATCTGTTTAGGGTGTGAGGTAAGGTTTAGCCACTTTCCAGTAGCGAGAGAACCGTTTTAGATCTGTGTTGGCAGGAATTTCCACAAACCCTGGGGATGGAATAATTTTGACGGGGACGGGTAAACTTTGACAAATTTGGGTAAATCGGGGGCTGGGGCTTGGACTGGTGATGACCTGGGTAGCTTGGTGGTGAGCAATAAACTGAGTTAGCTCTTGGATAACATGGCCGCGGCGAATTTCTACGGGAAGTTCCAAGAGACATTCATAGATAAAAACGAGGCGTTTGAAACTGATCCCCCAGGCCTGGAGCAGATCATCATCCCAAACCCAAACTGCGGGTCGATCAGGATACTGTGACCAGATGGGCTGAGTTGGGCTGAGATTATCGCCATGTATCCAAATGACGGATTGATCCACAACGGTAGATGGGGTGAACTGTCCAGATTAAACTCTAGCAGTATTGACTAATATCCTCGCCA
Above is a window of Pseudocalidococcus azoricus BACA0444 DNA encoding:
- the xth gene encoding exodeoxyribonuclease III encodes the protein MKIATWNVNSIRTRLEQVCQWLQANPVDVLCLQETKVVDELFPQAPLTNLGYHVYISGQKAYNGVAILSREPVTEISTGFSPVLGDVGDLETQKRLITGIIGPNMRVINVYIPNGSAMGTDKYHYKLQWLETLHTYLARLQRESPTEMIICGDFNIAPEDIDIHDPQGRETHIMATDPEREALAKIAALGFQDGFRKFTPETGHYSWWDYRTGAFRGNRGWRIDHHYLTAGLYAQAQNCVIDSAPRKLEKPSDHAPVILEIGLASVSSA
- the cax gene encoding calcium/proton exchanger, which encodes MKLKQLISVGFLVFIPISIAADYFHWGTLTIFFTSALGIIPLAIWLSTATEEVALATGPTIGGLLNAVFGNATELIIALVALRSGLVDIVKASITGTIVSNLLLVMGLSMFLGGLRFKEQEFAPVVARVNGSSMTVAVSAILLPAMVIFTSKGVTDAAIGQLSIVTAVVLIVVYALTLLFSLKTHSYLYDVSQVDLEGEVEPSHKPNLVLWVSVLVIATIGVAFESEIFVGVVEEATSGLGLTPLFTGVILLPLVGGAAEYVTSVRVAMKNNMDLAVSVAMGSSLLVALLVAPILVLVGQAIGQPMDLNFNPFEVVAVIIAVVVANLISLDGRSNWLEGALLLATYAILGTAFYFHPPV
- a CDS encoding peroxiredoxin, with product MAEGCLQVGQLAPDFSATAVFDQEFKDVKLSDYRGKYVVLFFYPLDFTFVCPTEIIAFSDRYSEFSSINTEILGVSVDSQFSHLAWTQSDRKAGGVGELNYPLVSDLKKEISTAYNVLTEEGVALRGLFIVDKEGVIQHATINNLGFGRSVDETLRVLQAIQYVQSHPDEVCPAGWQPGEKTMNPDPVKSKVYFEAVG